In Pyramidobacter piscolens W5455, the following are encoded in one genomic region:
- a CDS encoding HigA family addiction module antitoxin codes for MTHSRSFIAVPPGATIREQLEERGLTQKEFAVRMGISEKHISRLIHGDVELSQDMALRLESVLGIPAKFWNNLEAIYREKLARVKGELEMDEEVEIAKKFPYSKMAARGWVKNTRNAKEKVFALRSFFETARLTFLGKFQIPGIAYRQLGENDRSDYALAAWSQKVRLEARKVEAGEIDIKKLTALLPRIRALSNGFSADSYKKLRDCLAECGVALVYLPHFEGTFLNGASFIDGKKIVVGVTTRGKFADIFWFNLFHELGHVIAGDIFGTHDAAEREGMERAADTFAQDALIPAGGYERFTEAARFDRESVCAFAEKVGIAPGIVVGRLQKEGRLRYDCLGALKAKYEIPCD; via the coding sequence ATGACGCACAGCAGGAGTTTTATCGCGGTCCCCCCCGGCGCGACGATACGCGAGCAGCTGGAGGAGCGCGGGCTCACGCAGAAAGAGTTTGCGGTGCGTATGGGGATCAGCGAGAAGCATATCAGCCGTCTGATTCACGGCGACGTGGAGCTGAGTCAGGACATGGCGCTGAGGTTGGAGTCAGTTCTCGGCATCCCCGCCAAATTCTGGAACAATCTCGAGGCGATCTATCGGGAAAAGCTTGCCCGCGTAAAAGGAGAGCTCGAGATGGACGAGGAAGTCGAAATCGCGAAGAAGTTTCCGTACTCGAAAATGGCGGCCAGAGGTTGGGTAAAAAATACGAGGAACGCGAAGGAGAAGGTTTTTGCGCTCAGGTCGTTCTTCGAGACGGCGCGCCTGACGTTCCTGGGGAAGTTCCAAATCCCGGGAATCGCGTATCGTCAGCTGGGCGAGAACGATCGCAGCGATTACGCTCTGGCCGCCTGGTCGCAGAAAGTGCGTCTCGAAGCGCGGAAGGTCGAAGCGGGCGAAATCGACATCAAAAAATTGACGGCGCTCCTTCCTCGAATCAGAGCGCTCTCAAATGGGTTCTCGGCCGACTCTTATAAAAAGCTCAGGGATTGTTTGGCTGAATGCGGCGTCGCTCTCGTATATCTGCCGCATTTTGAAGGGACGTTCCTGAACGGGGCTTCTTTCATCGACGGGAAAAAGATCGTCGTCGGCGTGACCACGCGCGGAAAGTTTGCGGATATCTTTTGGTTCAACCTGTTTCACGAGCTGGGCCATGTGATCGCGGGAGATATTTTCGGAACGCACGATGCGGCGGAGAGGGAAGGGATGGAACGGGCCGCCGATACGTTTGCCCAAGATGCTCTCATTCCGGCCGGCGGGTATGAGCGCTTTACCGAGGCCGCCCGCTTTGACCGCGAGAGCGTATGCGCTTTCGCCGAAAAGGTGGGGATCGCTCCGGGCATCGTGGTTGGGCGGCTTCAAAAGG
- a CDS encoding type II toxin-antitoxin system RelE/ParE family toxin — protein sequence MVKRLLTTFKSKRLERVCTSDKAAIRAYGVEMAGKLVQRLNEIHAADSVDFLLAHRIGRCHELHGNLEGTLAMDLVQPHRLLFTRDGCIQGIETVKITKIENDYH from the coding sequence GTGGTGAAGAGACTGCTTACGACGTTCAAAAGCAAGAGGCTCGAAAGGGTTTGCACTTCGGACAAGGCGGCCATACGGGCTTACGGGGTGGAAATGGCCGGGAAGCTTGTCCAGAGATTGAACGAGATTCACGCGGCGGACTCGGTGGATTTTCTTTTGGCGCACCGGATTGGACGCTGCCATGAACTGCATGGGAATCTGGAAGGGACTCTGGCGATGGATCTGGTTCAGCCGCATCGTCTGCTCTTTACCCGGGATGGTTGTATTCAAGGGATAGAAACCGTGAAAATCACGAAAATCGAGAATGATTATCACTGA
- a CDS encoding TetR family transcriptional regulator has translation MDFTKKEIQSAFWQLLEERPFGKITVKAVVARCGVNRNTFYYHFQDLHDLLRKSVLSWLDELFADEPGAAAVVAALSRRRAAIMHIYKSLPRETFIEELGFWTRYAVARRVGAGESRLFAEKENRELLLSVCRFALVGFLLDWLEGDMGSDLGKNLSRCAELLKNFSLPPSPPLPSPPLPPS, from the coding sequence ATGGATTTTACGAAGAAAGAAATACAGAGCGCGTTCTGGCAGCTTCTGGAAGAGCGCCCGTTCGGCAAGATCACGGTGAAAGCCGTCGTCGCGCGCTGCGGCGTGAACCGCAACACGTTTTACTATCACTTTCAGGACCTTCACGATCTGCTCCGCAAGTCCGTGCTGAGCTGGCTCGACGAGCTGTTCGCCGACGAACCGGGCGCGGCGGCGGTCGTCGCCGCGCTGTCGCGGCGCCGGGCGGCCATCATGCACATCTACAAGTCGCTGCCGCGCGAGACGTTCATCGAGGAATTGGGATTCTGGACGCGCTACGCCGTGGCCCGCCGCGTCGGCGCCGGGGAAAGCCGGCTTTTCGCGGAGAAGGAGAACCGGGAACTGCTGCTTTCCGTGTGCCGCTTCGCGCTGGTGGGGTTCCTTCTGGATTGGCTGGAAGGGGACATGGGCTCCGATTTGGGGAAAAACCTGTCGCGCTGTGCGGAACTGCTGAAAAATTTCTCCCTCCCTCCCTCCCCTCCCCTCCCCTCCCCTCCCCTCCCTCCCTCCTGA